The following coding sequences are from one Mesorhizobium onobrychidis window:
- a CDS encoding tyrosine-type recombinase/integrase produces the protein MPHPVLDAQISPLRQRLIDDMTMRRFSQETQRNYVRDVGRFASSLGRSPDTATADDLRRFQVGQQDDGVPVPTMNSIVSALRFFFTHTLDRPDLARRLVRLSHPRKLPVVLSRDEVARLLNATTCLKHQAALSVAYGAGLRVAEVSTLKVTDVDSERMLLRIERGKGGRYRNAMLSADLLALLRQWWKVGRQQGVMHRDGWLFPGQHAMKPISTRQLHRIVVEAAQAADIAKRVGPHTLRHSFATHLLEDGTDIRVIQVLLGHAKLDNTALYAKVATRTVRSVTSPLDKLGLFKPGEISPDG, from the coding sequence ATGCCCCATCCTGTTCTCGATGCACAGATCAGCCCGCTGCGCCAACGGTTGATTGACGACATGACCATGCGCCGGTTCAGCCAGGAGACGCAGCGCAACTACGTCCGCGATGTCGGGCGGTTCGCAAGCTCCCTTGGCCGATCGCCGGACACGGCGACAGCGGATGACTTGCGCCGGTTCCAGGTCGGGCAGCAGGATGACGGCGTTCCCGTGCCGACCATGAACAGCATTGTGTCGGCGCTGCGCTTCTTCTTCACCCACACGCTCGACCGCCCGGACCTGGCGCGCAGGCTGGTTCGCCTGTCGCATCCGCGCAAGCTGCCCGTGGTCCTGAGCCGCGACGAGGTTGCCCGTCTCCTCAACGCCACCACCTGCCTCAAGCACCAGGCCGCGCTGTCGGTCGCCTATGGCGCGGGCTTGCGCGTCGCGGAGGTGTCGACGCTGAAGGTCACCGACGTCGACAGCGAGCGCATGCTGCTGCGCATCGAGCGTGGCAAGGGCGGGCGGTACCGCAATGCCATGCTGTCGGCCGACCTGCTCGCGCTGCTGCGCCAGTGGTGGAAGGTCGGGCGGCAACAGGGTGTGATGCATCGCGACGGCTGGCTGTTCCCGGGGCAGCACGCGATGAAGCCGATCAGCACGCGGCAGCTCCATCGCATCGTCGTCGAGGCTGCACAGGCCGCCGACATCGCCAAGCGTGTCGGGCCGCACACGCTGCGTCACAGCTTCGCCACCCACCTGCTGGAGGACGGCACCGACATCCGGGTCATCCAGGTCCTGCTCGGGCACGCCAAGCTCGACAACACGGCCCTCTACGCCAAGGTCGCGACCCGGACGGTACGCTCCGTAACCAGTCCGCTCGACAAGCTTGGCCTGTTCAAGCCGGGAGAGATCTCGCCCGACGGCTGA
- a CDS encoding IS4 family transposase, producing the protein MRFAPSIFGQLLEPIDRRQFQAIVDRHDGDAYDKSFRSWDHLVALIYAQFCGSSGLRGLEAGWNANSQHHYHLGSGPLMRSTLSDANRRRPVAIFAEAFGLVAGLLDRQTRREGTEMLRLIDSTPIPLGKLCDWAKSNGRIRGMKVHVVYDPKADCPRVLDITDANVNDAQVGRQITIEAGATYVFDKGYCHYGWWTAIAEAGSIFVTRPKANMGLALVCDRPIAEPQGDGFLVVEDSEVSLVSKGVCKLPMRLRRLRVQREEGDTITLLTNDLERSAIEIGRLYKGRWQIELLFRWIKQHLKIRKFLGNNGNAIRLQLFAAMIAYALLRIVARTRRVPIPILRFTELVAQYLFGRRKMHTIHKPPPVNQSRPKDRASPNQMAFIYE; encoded by the coding sequence ATGCGCTTTGCACCTAGCATCTTCGGGCAGCTTCTTGAACCCATCGATCGGCGTCAATTCCAAGCAATTGTGGATCGCCACGACGGGGATGCGTACGACAAATCGTTCAGAAGCTGGGATCATCTGGTGGCGCTGATCTATGCCCAGTTCTGCGGCAGCAGCGGCTTGCGTGGCCTGGAAGCCGGCTGGAACGCCAACAGCCAGCATCATTATCACCTGGGCAGCGGTCCCTTGATGCGTTCGACCTTGTCGGACGCCAACAGACGGCGTCCGGTCGCCATCTTTGCCGAGGCGTTCGGTCTGGTGGCGGGTCTGCTTGACCGGCAGACGCGGCGCGAGGGCACAGAAATGCTGCGGCTGATCGACTCGACCCCCATTCCGCTCGGCAAACTGTGCGATTGGGCCAAGTCGAACGGGCGCATCCGCGGCATGAAGGTGCATGTCGTCTATGACCCGAAGGCCGACTGTCCGCGCGTCCTCGACATCACCGACGCCAACGTCAACGACGCCCAGGTCGGCCGCCAGATCACGATCGAAGCTGGAGCGACCTACGTGTTCGACAAGGGCTACTGCCATTATGGCTGGTGGACGGCGATCGCCGAAGCCGGATCGATCTTCGTGACGCGGCCCAAGGCCAACATGGGGCTGGCGCTGGTGTGCGATCGCCCTATAGCCGAGCCGCAGGGCGACGGCTTCCTGGTTGTGGAAGACAGTGAGGTAAGCCTGGTCAGCAAGGGCGTTTGCAAGCTGCCGATGCGCCTGCGTCGCCTGCGCGTTCAGCGCGAAGAGGGCGACACCATCACGCTTTTGACCAACGATCTGGAGCGCTCCGCCATCGAGATTGGACGGCTCTACAAAGGCCGCTGGCAAATCGAGCTTCTGTTCCGATGGATCAAGCAGCACCTCAAGATCCGCAAGTTCCTCGGCAACAACGGCAATGCCATTCGCCTGCAACTCTTTGCCGCAATGATCGCCTATGCGCTGCTGCGCATTGTCGCGCGCACCCGCCGCGTCCCTATTCCAATCTTGAGGTTCACAGAACTGGTCGCTCAATACTTGTTCGGGCGGCGGAAAATGCACACCATCCACAAGCCGCCACCGGTCAATCAAAGCCGACCAAAAGACCGAGCCTCTCCCAATCAGATGGCCTTCATATATGAATAA
- a CDS encoding sulfite oxidase: MPDFQRRELLVQGSAALAAIAALYTSRRAYAFPKRPSEEVIPWLDQPTENPDPVGIQKQLVWEDLDSWITPNDKFFSISHFNRPTIDEKTWSMEIGGLVKKPLKLTLADIRARPRQEVVFTVECSGNHGFPFFTGGIGNARWAGTPLAPILEEAGVLEKGIEVVFFGTDNGEVAIRDVKMQQNFARSMSLADAMNPDNLLCYEMNGAALPAANGFPLRLIAPGWYGIANVKWLERIEVRDTRFMSLLMARDYVTIREEEHNGETVWTETSVGRALIKSAPAKVTRKDSNYRVIGAAWGAPIDRVEVQIDQAPWASAVIDRSEEAEHAWKIWSLDWANPSPGEHTVTSRAVSTTGQVQPAMDDSLIAKKHTYWESNGQVTRRVRVD; the protein is encoded by the coding sequence ATGCCTGATTTTCAGCGCAGAGAACTTCTTGTTCAAGGAAGCGCGGCTCTTGCCGCAATTGCTGCTCTCTATACCTCGCGTCGGGCTTACGCTTTTCCAAAACGGCCGAGCGAGGAAGTTATTCCATGGCTGGATCAGCCGACCGAAAATCCCGATCCGGTAGGTATCCAGAAGCAGCTTGTCTGGGAGGATTTGGATAGCTGGATAACTCCAAACGACAAGTTCTTCAGCATCTCGCATTTCAACCGGCCAACGATCGACGAGAAGACATGGTCGATGGAGATCGGAGGCCTGGTCAAGAAGCCCTTAAAATTAACGCTCGCCGACATCAGGGCGCGACCGCGGCAGGAGGTCGTTTTCACAGTGGAATGCTCGGGCAACCACGGGTTTCCCTTTTTCACCGGCGGCATCGGCAATGCCCGCTGGGCTGGGACGCCGCTCGCCCCGATCCTCGAGGAAGCCGGCGTTCTGGAGAAAGGCATCGAGGTAGTCTTTTTCGGTACTGACAATGGCGAGGTCGCAATACGCGACGTCAAGATGCAGCAGAACTTCGCTCGCAGCATGTCGCTCGCCGACGCGATGAACCCCGACAATCTGCTCTGCTATGAAATGAACGGAGCCGCCTTGCCGGCGGCCAATGGTTTTCCGCTGCGGCTGATTGCTCCAGGCTGGTACGGGATCGCTAACGTCAAGTGGCTGGAGCGCATCGAGGTTCGCGACACCCGCTTCATGAGCCTTCTGATGGCCCGTGACTATGTCACCATCCGGGAGGAAGAGCACAACGGCGAGACCGTGTGGACCGAGACTTCAGTCGGGCGAGCGCTGATAAAGTCGGCGCCTGCGAAGGTCACCCGGAAAGACTCAAACTACCGCGTCATTGGGGCAGCTTGGGGGGCGCCGATCGACCGGGTCGAAGTGCAAATCGATCAAGCGCCATGGGCCTCAGCGGTCATTGACCGCAGTGAGGAGGCCGAACACGCCTGGAAGATTTGGTCCCTGGATTGGGCAAATCCCTCTCCAGGAGAACACACGGTGACCTCGCGCGCGGTCAGCACCACGGGACAAGTTCAACCGGCAATGGACGATTCCTTGATTGCCAAGAAACACACATACTGGGAAAGCAATGGCCAGGTGACGCGCCGCGTGCGTGTCGACTAG
- a CDS encoding DUF2182 domain-containing protein, translated as MDGASPLERLLRRDGVITIAGVVALCLLAWLYIVAGAGLGMNAWEMTRLALFPHQQTAGVTSDMPGMDMSGMDMPGMDMSAMAAATEPRVWGAANWALMIAMWWVMMIAMMSPSAAPTILLYARVHRHALAQGQIQDKLAPTGVFMAGYLLVWLGFSVAATALHWLLDREAFVSATMMSSQSRWLSAIVLIAAGLYQLSPLKNACLSHCRAPTAFLARHWRPHAVGALRLGALHGAFCVGCCWMLMALLFVGGIMNLVWVAGLAILVLVEKAFPAGRWVGRAAGTILIAWGGATLLV; from the coding sequence ATGGACGGCGCGTCGCCACTGGAACGCCTGCTCAGACGCGACGGCGTCATCACGATCGCGGGCGTGGTGGCGCTGTGCCTGCTGGCCTGGCTTTATATCGTCGCCGGTGCAGGGCTCGGCATGAATGCGTGGGAGATGACGAGGCTCGCGCTCTTCCCCCATCAGCAAACTGCCGGCGTGACCTCCGATATGCCCGGCATGGATATGTCCGGCATGGACATGCCCGGCATGGACATGAGCGCGATGGCCGCGGCGACGGAACCGCGGGTCTGGGGGGCCGCGAACTGGGCGCTGATGATCGCGATGTGGTGGGTCATGATGATCGCCATGATGTCCCCGAGTGCGGCGCCGACTATCCTGCTCTATGCGCGCGTGCATCGCCATGCGCTCGCACAGGGCCAGATCCAGGACAAGCTCGCGCCGACCGGCGTATTTATGGCAGGCTACCTCCTGGTCTGGCTGGGGTTCTCCGTCGCGGCGACCGCGCTGCATTGGCTGCTCGATCGCGAAGCCTTCGTTTCCGCGACGATGATGAGTTCGCAAAGCCGCTGGCTTTCAGCCATCGTCCTGATCGCCGCGGGCCTCTATCAGCTCTCGCCGCTCAAGAACGCCTGCCTGTCGCATTGCCGGGCACCGACCGCGTTCCTTGCCCGACACTGGCGTCCCCACGCAGTTGGCGCGCTGCGTTTGGGCGCACTGCACGGGGCGTTTTGTGTCGGATGCTGCTGGATGCTGATGGCGTTGTTGTTCGTGGGGGGCATAATGAACCTGGTGTGGGTTGCCGGGCTCGCCATTCTGGTGCTGGTTGAAAAGGCGTTTCCTGCCGGCCGGTGGGTTGGCCGGGCGGCCGGCACCATCCTGATCGCCTGGGGCGGCGCAACGCTTTTGGTCTGA
- a CDS encoding FAD-dependent oxidoreductase: MNVSDERTVSLRAATEVAPDAVPLGKGEQVDVVVLGSGIAGLSVAYELAVAGQKVAVLDRGRIGSGMTARTTAHLSSVCDDYFSELIKLRGEDLARIFYQSQSAAIDRIQSIQETESIACDFRRLDGFLFPASGRQESDTERELDAALKIGIDVEKTRGVPFAGFSDAQALRYANQATFHPLKYLRGLAAGIRARGGVLYADTIVEKVEETDGGVRVTTVSGLTVSAKSAVVATNSPINDRVALHTKQAPYRTYAMSLEIARDIIPDALYWDTEDPYHYVRRQPGEGRTDFLIVGGEDHKTGQADDAGDRFAALAAWTKRLVPDVGVETRRWSGQVMETVDYAGFIGRNPGDRRVFVATGDSGQGITHGVVAGLLISDLILKGESPWRELYEPSRKTAGAIGDYLSENATAIKSFAEYIAPGEIDSVDKLQPGEGAIVREGLTKIAAFRDDDGTLYKCSAACTHIGCHVHWNSLERCWDCPCHRSHFAIDGTALNGPAVSPLASLG, from the coding sequence ATGAATGTCAGCGACGAAAGGACCGTATCCCTCCGGGCGGCGACCGAAGTAGCGCCCGATGCGGTGCCGCTCGGGAAGGGCGAACAGGTCGATGTCGTGGTCCTCGGGTCTGGAATTGCCGGACTGTCGGTCGCCTACGAACTGGCCGTCGCCGGGCAAAAGGTGGCTGTCCTCGATCGCGGCCGGATTGGAAGCGGCATGACGGCTCGCACCACCGCACACCTGTCATCCGTCTGCGACGACTATTTCTCGGAACTGATCAAATTGCGCGGTGAGGACCTGGCGCGGATTTTTTATCAAAGCCAATCGGCCGCTATCGACCGCATCCAATCAATCCAGGAGACGGAGAGTATCGCGTGCGATTTCCGGCGCCTCGACGGCTTTCTCTTCCCGGCTTCCGGCAGGCAGGAATCCGATACCGAGCGCGAGCTGGACGCCGCTCTGAAAATCGGGATCGACGTCGAGAAGACCAGGGGCGTGCCGTTTGCAGGCTTTTCGGACGCACAGGCCCTTCGATACGCCAATCAGGCGACCTTCCACCCGCTCAAATATCTCCGCGGGCTGGCCGCAGGCATCCGCGCACGCGGCGGCGTGCTTTATGCCGATACCATCGTCGAAAAAGTCGAGGAGACTGACGGCGGCGTGCGCGTAACCACGGTTTCGGGCTTAACCGTGTCTGCCAAATCGGCCGTTGTCGCCACCAATTCGCCGATCAACGATCGGGTCGCGCTCCATACCAAGCAAGCCCCCTATCGGACCTACGCGATGTCGCTCGAGATCGCGCGCGATATCATACCGGATGCGCTGTATTGGGATACTGAAGACCCTTATCACTACGTTCGGCGTCAGCCTGGCGAGGGTCGGACCGACTTCCTGATCGTCGGTGGTGAAGACCACAAAACAGGACAGGCCGATGATGCCGGTGATCGCTTCGCGGCCCTGGCGGCCTGGACCAAAAGGCTGGTGCCCGATGTCGGCGTGGAAACCAGGCGATGGTCCGGGCAGGTGATGGAGACCGTCGATTATGCGGGGTTCATCGGCCGTAATCCTGGCGACCGCCGCGTCTTTGTGGCGACCGGAGATTCCGGCCAGGGCATCACCCATGGCGTCGTGGCCGGCCTGTTGATTTCCGACCTGATTCTGAAGGGGGAAAGCCCCTGGCGCGAACTTTACGAGCCGTCTCGCAAGACGGCAGGCGCGATCGGCGATTATCTGTCGGAGAATGCAACAGCGATCAAGAGTTTTGCCGAATATATCGCGCCCGGCGAAATCGATTCCGTCGACAAGCTGCAACCGGGAGAAGGTGCCATCGTTCGCGAAGGGCTCACCAAAATCGCTGCGTTTCGCGATGACGACGGTACGCTCTACAAGTGTTCGGCCGCATGCACGCATATCGGCTGCCATGTCCACTGGAACTCCCTCGAGCGCTGCTGGGACTGCCCCTGCCACCGCTCGCATTTTGCTATCGATGGCACGGCTTTGAACGGACCGGCCGTGTCGCCCCTGGCTTCGCTTGGGTAG
- the dinB gene encoding DNA polymerase IV: MEANILHADLDAFYASVEQLLDPALRGKPIAVGGGVVLAASYEAKAFGVRGGMPGRRARELCPGLIFVGGHFKDYQRLGDAAIQVLGDFTPVVERISIDEAFADVAGCTHLFGPPAEIATTIRRRVRAELGLPISVGVARTKHLAKIASQVAKPDGLVVVDPRHELEFLHDLPVELMWGVGPVTRERLAGIGVNTIGELAKTPGSSLERLLGPAAGEKLNALAWNRDPRKLETQRRARSAGAQSALGRKPAEAKIFVPALLHLADRVATRLRAKSRPGRTVTVRVRFADLRSVTRSITLDQPISATAMLAEIAEALVRKVLVDHPHEKTISLLAIAVSHLEKQSVLQLELPLGLDDDRRRPGTRKGAARWTADRAIDKIRDRFGWEAVGYASVALGQWRSVPDAFRELAEKEL, translated from the coding sequence ATGGAAGCCAACATTCTCCACGCGGATCTGGACGCCTTCTATGCCTCGGTCGAACAGTTGCTCGACCCCGCCCTGCGCGGCAAACCGATCGCCGTCGGCGGCGGTGTGGTGCTGGCCGCGTCCTACGAGGCCAAGGCCTTTGGCGTGCGTGGCGGCATGCCGGGGCGGCGCGCCCGGGAACTCTGCCCCGGGCTGATTTTCGTCGGCGGCCATTTCAAGGATTACCAGCGGCTCGGCGACGCGGCTATTCAAGTGCTCGGCGATTTCACGCCTGTGGTCGAGCGGATTTCCATCGACGAGGCCTTTGCCGACGTCGCCGGCTGCACCCACCTGTTCGGTCCGCCGGCCGAGATCGCCACAACCATCCGCCGTCGCGTGCGGGCCGAGCTCGGTCTGCCGATCTCGGTCGGCGTGGCGCGCACCAAGCACCTGGCCAAGATCGCCTCACAGGTGGCCAAGCCCGACGGGCTTGTGGTCGTCGATCCACGCCACGAGCTGGAGTTCCTGCACGATCTGCCGGTCGAGCTGATGTGGGGCGTCGGTCCGGTCACCAGGGAGCGGCTGGCCGGCATCGGCGTCAACACCATCGGCGAGCTGGCGAAAACGCCGGGCTCGTCACTGGAGCGGCTGCTCGGCCCGGCGGCGGGCGAAAAGCTCAACGCACTGGCCTGGAACCGCGATCCGCGCAAGCTCGAGACACAGCGCCGGGCGCGATCGGCCGGCGCGCAATCGGCGCTCGGCAGGAAGCCGGCCGAGGCAAAGATCTTCGTGCCGGCGCTGCTGCATCTGGCCGACAGAGTCGCCACCAGGCTGCGGGCTAAATCCCGGCCGGGGCGCACCGTGACGGTTCGCGTCCGCTTTGCCGATCTGCGCTCGGTGACGCGCTCGATCACGCTCGACCAGCCGATTTCGGCAACCGCGATGCTGGCCGAGATCGCCGAGGCGCTGGTGCGCAAGGTGCTTGTCGATCATCCGCACGAAAAGACCATCTCGCTGCTGGCGATCGCCGTTTCGCATCTGGAGAAGCAATCGGTCCTGCAGCTGGAACTGCCGCTCGGCCTCGACGACGACCGCCGCCGCCCCGGCACCAGGAAGGGTGCGGCGCGCTGGACGGCCGACCGCGCCATCGACAAGATCCGCGACCGTTTCGGCTGGGAGGCGGTCGGCTATGCCTCGGTCGCGCTCGGCCAGTGGCGGTCGGTCCCCGACGCGTTTCGCGAGCTGGCCGAAAAGGAATTGTGA
- a CDS encoding XRE family transcriptional regulator: protein MAKTSLSIKVGAAIRKARKQRGLVMRHIAEHNDTDVAAVGNWETGRNLPKTENLLKTAAFLRVDPVALGKGEVVFLDDADNVADAEIVTDAAPLPAGPMDIELLGAAVGGDDGDFTFNGEVAGYVQRPPGIAHLRKVFALHVLSDSMVPRYEPGEMLYCGGRDAVPGDHVVIEMFPEENERNGKAFIKKLVKRTAAELVVEQYNPPKTLTFNRYAIKHVWRVIPLKELLGY, encoded by the coding sequence ATGGCGAAAACCTCATTGTCGATCAAGGTCGGGGCGGCGATCCGCAAGGCGCGCAAGCAGCGCGGCCTGGTGATGCGCCACATTGCCGAGCACAACGACACCGACGTCGCCGCCGTCGGCAATTGGGAAACCGGCCGCAACCTGCCAAAAACCGAGAACCTGCTGAAGACCGCCGCCTTCCTGCGCGTCGACCCGGTGGCGCTCGGCAAGGGCGAGGTCGTCTTCCTCGACGACGCCGACAATGTCGCCGACGCCGAGATCGTCACCGACGCCGCCCCCCTGCCCGCCGGCCCGATGGACATCGAGCTTCTGGGTGCGGCGGTCGGCGGCGACGACGGCGACTTCACCTTCAACGGCGAGGTCGCCGGCTATGTCCAGCGCCCGCCCGGCATCGCCCATTTGCGCAAGGTGTTCGCGCTGCATGTGCTCTCCGACTCGATGGTGCCGCGCTACGAGCCCGGCGAGATGCTCTATTGCGGCGGCCGCGATGCTGTGCCCGGCGACCACGTGGTGATCGAGATGTTTCCCGAGGAAAACGAGCGCAACGGCAAGGCTTTCATCAAAAAACTGGTCAAGCGCACCGCCGCCGAGCTGGTCGTCGAGCAGTACAATCCGCCGAAGACGCTGACCTTCAACCGCTATGCGATCAAGCACGTCTGGCGCGTCATCCCGCTCAAGGAACTGCTGGGGTACTAG
- a CDS encoding DUF6456 domain-containing protein → MSKKTAQKAKPAKLSKGEAEQVRIRKEVGHDFALKDDAFGRKRLATGTLEARRIYEVSNDTSTGGIVRVRNVDPLTGITSLSRQQREAGMRYREDFRVSAQDGVKPIALTERVDGGRIGGGVADRILSAGRAYADATRALSHWEVSGVVQKVCCAGETVKSLAEQTGEPRDVVSKLLKIGLDLLAVHYGMMLMRRPRG, encoded by the coding sequence ATGAGCAAGAAGACCGCCCAAAAGGCCAAGCCGGCCAAACTATCCAAGGGCGAGGCCGAGCAGGTGCGCATCCGCAAGGAGGTCGGCCATGATTTCGCGCTGAAGGACGACGCCTTCGGCCGCAAGCGGCTGGCGACCGGCACGCTGGAGGCGAGGCGCATCTATGAGGTTTCCAATGACACCTCGACCGGCGGCATTGTGCGGGTGCGCAATGTCGACCCGCTGACCGGCATCACCTCGCTGTCGCGCCAGCAGCGCGAGGCGGGTATGCGCTACCGCGAGGATTTTCGCGTCTCGGCGCAGGACGGTGTCAAGCCGATAGCGCTGACCGAGCGCGTCGACGGCGGCCGCATCGGCGGCGGCGTTGCCGACCGCATCCTGTCCGCCGGCCGCGCCTATGCCGACGCCACCAGGGCGCTTTCGCATTGGGAGGTGTCGGGCGTGGTGCAAAAAGTCTGCTGCGCCGGCGAAACGGTAAAAAGCCTGGCCGAACAGACCGGCGAGCCGCGGGATGTGGTGTCTAAACTGCTCAAGATCGGGCTGGATTTGTTGGCGGTGCATTACGGGATGATGCTGATGCGGCGGCCGCGGGGGTAG
- the efp gene encoding elongation factor P produces MKVIASSLRKGNVVEKDGKLYVILFAENIHPGKGTPVTQLDMRRISDGVKVSERYRTTEQVERAYVEEREHTFLYRDAEGFHFMNPESYDQVAVPESVVGEMAPYLKEGMAVQISQYNGIAISLVLPQRTTFEVVETEPVTKGQTASSSYKPATLSNGVRTLVPPHISAGTRVVVMTADGAYVERAKD; encoded by the coding sequence GTGAAGGTCATCGCCAGTTCCCTACGCAAAGGCAATGTCGTCGAAAAGGACGGCAAGCTCTATGTGATCCTCTTTGCCGAAAACATCCATCCGGGCAAGGGCACGCCGGTGACCCAGCTCGACATGCGCCGTATCTCCGACGGGGTGAAGGTTTCGGAGCGCTACCGCACCACAGAGCAGGTCGAGCGCGCCTATGTCGAGGAGCGCGAGCACACCTTCCTCTACCGCGACGCAGAAGGCTTCCATTTCATGAACCCGGAAAGCTACGACCAGGTCGCGGTGCCCGAAAGCGTGGTCGGCGAGATGGCGCCCTATCTCAAGGAAGGCATGGCGGTGCAGATTTCCCAGTACAACGGCATCGCCATCTCGCTGGTGCTGCCGCAGCGCACCACTTTCGAGGTGGTCGAGACCGAGCCGGTGACCAAGGGCCAGACGGCGTCCTCGTCCTACAAGCCGGCAACGCTGTCCAACGGCGTGCGCACGTTGGTGCCGCCGCATATCAGCGCCGGCACCCGCGTGGTGGTGATGACGGCCGATGGCGCTTATGTGGAGCGGGCGAAGGATTGA
- the epmA gene encoding EF-P lysine aminoacylase EpmA, which translates to MTTASPWWTPDVHADRRPRLILRNAIIAALRDWFARRDFVEVETAALQFSPGNEAHLSAFATEAIGPDGQRLPLYLHTSPEFACKKLLAAGETRIFSLSAVYRNRERGPLHHPSFTMLEWYRANETYESLMEDCAGLVALAAERAGAKRFAFRGREADPFAEPERLSVAEAFMRHAGIDLLATVAADGSTDREALHAALVKAGLRTAPDDNWADLFSRVMVEKIEPALGQGRATILYGYPISEAALARPSADDPRTAERFELYCCGAELANAFGELTDAAEQRRRFILEMDEKERIYGERYPIDEDFLAALAIMPQASGAALGFDRLVMLATGAMRVEDVMWTPVAE; encoded by the coding sequence ATGACCACCGCCTCGCCCTGGTGGACGCCCGATGTTCACGCCGACCGGCGGCCGCGGCTGATCCTGCGCAATGCCATCATCGCCGCCCTGCGCGACTGGTTTGCCCGCCGCGACTTCGTCGAGGTCGAGACGGCGGCGCTGCAATTCTCGCCCGGCAACGAGGCGCATCTGTCGGCCTTCGCCACCGAGGCGATCGGGCCGGACGGACAGCGTCTGCCGCTCTATTTGCACACCTCGCCGGAATTCGCCTGCAAGAAGCTGCTCGCCGCCGGCGAGACGCGCATCTTCAGCCTGAGCGCCGTCTATCGCAACCGCGAGCGCGGTCCGTTGCACCATCCGTCCTTCACCATGCTCGAATGGTACCGGGCTAACGAGACCTATGAGAGCCTGATGGAGGATTGCGCCGGGCTTGTCGCGCTGGCCGCCGAGCGCGCCGGTGCAAAACGTTTTGCCTTTCGCGGCCGCGAGGCCGATCCGTTCGCCGAGCCCGAACGGTTGAGCGTCGCCGAGGCCTTCATGCGCCATGCCGGCATCGACCTGCTGGCCACGGTAGCCGCTGACGGCAGCACCGATCGCGAAGCGCTGCACGCAGCGCTGGTCAAGGCGGGCTTACGCACCGCGCCCGACGACAATTGGGCCGATCTGTTCAGCCGGGTGATGGTGGAAAAGATCGAGCCGGCGCTGGGGCAGGGGCGCGCCACCATCCTTTACGGCTATCCGATTTCGGAGGCCGCCCTTGCCCGGCCGAGCGCGGATGACCCGCGGACCGCCGAGCGCTTCGAGCTCTATTGCTGCGGCGCCGAACTGGCCAACGCGTTCGGCGAGCTGACCGACGCCGCCGAGCAGCGCCGGCGCTTCATCCTCGAGATGGACGAGAAGGAGCGTATTTATGGCGAACGCTATCCGATCGACGAGGATTTCCTCGCCGCACTCGCCATCATGCCGCAGGCAAGTGGCGCCGCACTCGGCTTCGACCGGCTGGTGATGCTGGCGACGGGGGCGATGCGCGTTGAGGATGTGATGTGGACGCCGGTGGCGGAGTGA
- a CDS encoding DUF922 domain-containing Zn-dependent protease produces the protein MKTAVLTYLLLACLLASPAQAGWKPVEKVETYAVSGQTGPQLHASMGERGPMIGKGKVRAMAYTNFKLTWVRDYQRQGDACVLVSARPKLIITYTLPKTSGPVPAAVQRSWDVFATGLAAHEKVHGDIIVDMVRKIETATIGLSVPDDPGCSRIRTEMTRRLAELSQAQRQASRDFDRAEFAPRGNLQQLIVALLMGR, from the coding sequence ATGAAAACAGCCGTTCTGACGTATCTGCTGCTGGCCTGTTTGCTGGCTTCGCCGGCGCAGGCGGGATGGAAGCCGGTCGAGAAGGTCGAGACCTACGCCGTTTCAGGGCAGACCGGTCCCCAGCTCCATGCCTCGATGGGCGAGCGCGGGCCGATGATCGGCAAGGGCAAGGTCCGCGCCATGGCCTACACCAATTTCAAGCTGACCTGGGTCAGGGACTATCAGCGACAAGGCGACGCCTGCGTGCTGGTGTCGGCGCGGCCGAAGCTCATCATAACCTACACCTTGCCCAAAACGTCCGGGCCGGTGCCGGCCGCCGTGCAGAGGAGTTGGGACGTTTTTGCCACCGGCCTCGCCGCCCACGAAAAGGTGCATGGCGACATCATCGTCGACATGGTCCGCAAGATCGAGACGGCGACCATCGGCCTGTCCGTCCCCGACGATCCCGGCTGCAGCAGGATCAGGACCGAAATGACAAGGCGGCTTGCCGAACTCTCCCAGGCGCAGCGGCAGGCAAGCCGCGATTTCGACCGGGCAGAATTCGCCCCGCGCGGCAATCTGCAGCAGCTCATCGTCGCCTTGCTGATGGGGCGGTAG